The Burkholderia ambifaria AMMD genome has a segment encoding these proteins:
- the wecB gene encoding non-hydrolyzing UDP-N-acetylglucosamine 2-epimerase, which translates to MKKILLVFGTRPEAIKMAPLVRALKARRDVDARVCVTAQHREMLDQVLTLFGIKPDYDLNLMRQSQTLTDVTTGILQAIGVVFEDFHPDVVLVHGDTTTTLAVSLAAFYRYLPVGHVEAGLRSGDIWSPWPEELNRRVTDAVSSWHFAPTGQARDNLFSEGIPVGAVVMTGNTVIDALHDVKRMLDHNAELNDTVAAHFPFLEPSRRVVLITGHRRESFGEPFRHFCNALGALANRYRDAQFVYPLHMNPNVREPARALLGDVPNIYLIDPQEYLSFVFLMSRAHFIITDSGGIQEEGPALGKPVLVTRETTERPEAIQAGTARLVGTDQERIIWEASRLFDSESAYEEMARASNPYGDGHASERIVHALMHMPGASANATSFSMGAAEMPFNALALGLQALRSP; encoded by the coding sequence ATGAAAAAGATCTTGCTTGTGTTCGGGACTCGGCCGGAAGCCATCAAGATGGCGCCGCTCGTGCGCGCACTCAAGGCGCGCAGGGATGTCGACGCCCGGGTATGCGTCACCGCCCAGCATCGGGAAATGCTGGATCAGGTCCTCACGTTGTTCGGCATCAAGCCCGACTACGATCTCAATCTGATGCGTCAGAGCCAGACGCTGACCGACGTGACGACCGGCATTCTGCAGGCGATCGGCGTCGTTTTCGAGGACTTCCATCCGGACGTCGTCCTGGTGCACGGCGATACGACGACGACGCTGGCCGTGAGTCTCGCCGCGTTCTATCGCTACCTGCCGGTCGGTCACGTGGAAGCCGGTCTGCGCAGCGGCGACATCTGGTCGCCATGGCCCGAGGAACTGAATCGCCGCGTGACCGACGCTGTGTCGTCATGGCATTTCGCGCCAACCGGCCAGGCGCGCGACAACCTGTTCAGCGAAGGCATCCCGGTGGGCGCGGTCGTGATGACCGGCAACACCGTGATCGACGCGCTGCACGACGTCAAACGGATGCTCGATCACAATGCCGAGCTCAACGATACCGTCGCCGCGCACTTTCCGTTTCTCGAGCCGTCGCGTCGCGTCGTGCTGATCACCGGCCATCGCCGCGAGAGCTTCGGCGAGCCGTTCCGGCATTTCTGCAACGCGCTCGGCGCGCTCGCGAACCGCTATCGCGATGCGCAGTTCGTCTATCCGCTGCACATGAATCCGAACGTGCGGGAGCCGGCGCGCGCGCTACTCGGCGACGTGCCGAACATTTACCTGATCGATCCGCAGGAATATCTTTCGTTCGTATTCCTGATGTCACGCGCGCATTTCATCATCACGGATTCTGGCGGCATCCAGGAGGAAGGGCCGGCGCTCGGCAAACCGGTGCTCGTCACGCGCGAGACGACCGAGCGCCCCGAAGCGATCCAGGCCGGCACCGCACGGCTCGTCGGCACGGATCAGGAACGGATCATCTGGGAAGCGTCACGGCTGTTCGACAGCGAGAGCGCGTATGAGGAAATGGCGCGCGCGAGCAATCCGTATGGCGACGGCCATGCGAGCGAGCGGATCGTTCACGCGCTGATGCATATGCCGGGAGCGAGCGCGAACGCGACGAGCTTTTCGATGGGCGCCGCGGAGATGCCGTTCAACGCGCTCGCGCTGGGGTTGCAGGCGTTGCGCTCGCCTTGA
- a CDS encoding glycosyltransferase family 2 protein yields MKNRRSVSLCIEGILLLIVLACSLAVRDTATRPAASAVRVGMSVADAAEHGVRDAAPLAVRESTDANALLQTTRADDAPITFDPDTLLMPGVAYLWLFTLLTCVYAARHYVFSLDRLFKPQHAPYQTITHGEWPRLTVFVTAHNEEAVVVDCLMALLATTYPRDRLTIIPVNDRSTDNTRALIDEVQALAPDLVKPFHRESGKPGKAAALKDALRFIRGDIMVVFDADYLPRPGLLKELVAPFFDPEVGAVMGRVVPQNADSNLLARLLDLERAGGYQVNQQARNNLNLVPQYGGTVGGIRKSALDAVGGWCDDTLAEDTDMTYRLLLSDWRTVYLNHAECYEEVPERWAVRARQLTRWAKGHNQTLLRYLGPVLRNPLLSRRCRLDGALLLGVFLMPALLAIAWATAITLYLLNGVNSTALGLLVSLFALFGFSTFGNFGVFFEIVVAARLDGRATRLRLVPVNVVGFCVTIAAVVSALWGLALDVALRRELKWDKTERFRRQLKPGR; encoded by the coding sequence ATGAAGAACCGTCGGTCGGTGTCGCTCTGCATCGAAGGCATTCTGCTGTTGATCGTGCTGGCCTGCTCGCTGGCCGTGCGCGACACCGCCACGCGGCCGGCGGCCTCAGCGGTGCGCGTCGGCATGTCGGTGGCCGATGCGGCCGAGCACGGCGTGCGCGATGCCGCGCCGCTCGCGGTGCGCGAGTCGACCGATGCGAACGCGCTGCTCCAAACGACGCGGGCCGACGACGCGCCAATCACGTTCGATCCCGACACGCTGCTGATGCCGGGCGTCGCGTACCTGTGGCTGTTCACGCTGCTGACCTGCGTCTACGCCGCGCGGCATTACGTATTCAGTCTCGACCGCCTGTTCAAGCCGCAGCACGCGCCTTATCAGACGATTACCCACGGCGAATGGCCGCGGCTCACGGTGTTCGTCACCGCGCACAACGAGGAGGCCGTCGTCGTCGATTGCCTGATGGCGTTGCTCGCGACGACCTATCCGCGTGACCGGCTGACGATCATTCCGGTCAACGACCGTTCGACCGACAACACGCGTGCGCTGATCGACGAGGTGCAGGCGCTGGCGCCCGATCTCGTCAAGCCGTTTCACCGCGAGAGCGGCAAGCCGGGCAAGGCCGCCGCGCTGAAGGACGCGCTGCGTTTCATCCGCGGCGACATCATGGTGGTGTTCGACGCCGACTACCTGCCGCGCCCCGGGCTGCTGAAGGAGCTCGTCGCGCCGTTCTTCGATCCGGAAGTCGGCGCGGTAATGGGCCGCGTCGTGCCGCAGAACGCCGACAGCAACCTGCTCGCACGGTTGCTCGATCTCGAGCGCGCGGGCGGCTACCAGGTCAACCAGCAAGCGCGCAACAACCTGAACCTGGTGCCGCAATACGGCGGCACCGTCGGCGGGATCCGCAAGAGCGCGCTCGATGCGGTCGGCGGCTGGTGCGACGACACGCTCGCCGAGGATACCGACATGACCTATCGCCTGCTGTTGAGCGACTGGCGCACGGTCTACCTGAATCACGCCGAATGCTATGAGGAAGTGCCCGAGCGCTGGGCGGTGCGCGCGCGCCAACTGACGCGCTGGGCGAAGGGCCATAACCAGACGCTGCTGCGCTATCTCGGCCCGGTGTTGCGCAATCCGCTGCTGTCGCGGCGCTGCCGGCTCGACGGCGCGCTGCTGCTCGGCGTGTTCCTGATGCCCGCGCTGCTCGCGATCGCATGGGCGACCGCGATCACGCTCTATCTGCTCAACGGCGTCAACTCGACGGCGCTCGGCCTGCTCGTGTCGCTGTTCGCGCTGTTCGGCTTCAGCACCTTCGGCAATTTCGGCGTGTTCTTCGAGATCGTCGTCGCCGCCCGGCTCGACGGTCGCGCGACCCGCCTGCGGCTCGTGCCCGTCAACGTGGTCGGCTTTTGCGTGACGATTGCGGCGGTGGTGTCCGCGCTGTGGGGGCTCGCGCTCGACGTCGCCTTGCGCCGCGAACTGAAATGGGACAAGACCGAGCGCTTTCGCCGGCAACTGAAACCGGGGCGATGA
- a CDS encoding polymer-forming cytoskeletal protein: MTTFNVMVPVAGVLSLPFLPLLHELIRRSDVAALPIGDGPFVDQALLAARWHDALRMHADDAPPADPSAAPPWHALGLLVRHDEEIRVLRHEHCDDVLYADRAITLDGGARAAYAFAEQRIDIHAGATIGMLAHASHIDVESAVLRGVVVGGTMYLHGAGGFVCLYGEPIVFGKAPELPAADTAGAPRRAVSLTRHFAKLPYRYVHGRYLLPCDVRLPAHTVVQGNLVVDGTLVLGDGCVLRGSVKAHRVELERHAFLHGAVFARDDVLLASGSCIDGVVSAGGLLRLTGGRIGAPGHPVSACARDVSVIGHACVHGDLVACRSGWFHASR, from the coding sequence ATGACGACCTTCAATGTGATGGTGCCGGTGGCCGGGGTGCTCAGCCTGCCGTTCCTGCCGTTGCTGCATGAACTGATCCGGCGCAGCGACGTCGCGGCGCTGCCGATCGGCGACGGACCGTTCGTCGACCAGGCGCTGCTCGCCGCGCGCTGGCACGATGCGCTGCGCATGCACGCCGACGATGCGCCGCCAGCCGATCCGTCCGCCGCGCCGCCATGGCACGCGCTGGGGCTGCTGGTGCGGCATGACGAAGAGATTCGCGTGTTGCGTCACGAGCATTGCGACGACGTGCTGTACGCGGATCGCGCGATCACGCTCGACGGCGGCGCGCGGGCCGCGTATGCGTTCGCCGAGCAGCGCATCGACATTCACGCGGGCGCGACGATCGGCATGCTCGCGCACGCATCGCACATCGACGTCGAAAGCGCGGTGCTGCGCGGCGTCGTGGTCGGCGGGACGATGTACCTGCACGGCGCGGGCGGCTTCGTGTGCCTGTACGGCGAGCCGATCGTGTTCGGCAAGGCCCCGGAGCTGCCGGCAGCCGATACGGCCGGCGCGCCGCGCCGCGCGGTCTCGCTGACGCGCCACTTCGCGAAGCTGCCGTATCGCTACGTGCATGGCCGCTACCTGCTGCCCTGCGATGTGCGTCTGCCCGCGCACACGGTCGTGCAGGGCAACCTCGTGGTGGACGGCACGCTGGTGCTCGGCGACGGCTGCGTGCTGCGCGGCAGCGTCAAGGCGCATCGCGTCGAGCTCGAACGCCACGCATTCCTGCACGGCGCGGTGTTCGCGCGGGACGACGTGCTGCTCGCGAGCGGCAGCTGCATCGACGGGGTCGTGTCCGCCGGTGGCCTGCTGCGCCTGACCGGCGGGCGCATCGGCGCCCCCGGCCATCCCGTCAGCGCTTGCGCACGCGACGTCTCGGTCATCGGTCATGCCTGCGTGCACGGCGACCTCGTCGCCTGCCGCAGCGGCTGGTTCCACGCATCCCGTTAA
- a CDS encoding YaiO family outer membrane beta-barrel protein, with translation MSDRFRRRGARAPVAALAVLYGVAVGPLPALAAQPDDAGAPPPAQSPDVAVPVAAPVAAPVSVPVASPVIVPRTLDAPVFVRVTPEGLPDGMSLAEFTPEDTNRPPLPDAVIAHVQAPSESHAEMSLGVSSAHLTHGYGNWYGVHVRGIYQDGGRTILGELAQLHRFGENTQLGSLTYVQDMGPNWFGGIGFAGTTSGTILPSMRVDLSINRKLLPDRSLIVSLGAGYARNRSGHKDQLYHAGVIWYALPKWIFEAGANYTVDSPGSVKAPQYYGAVTYGEVGKSVIVLRGGFGREAYQITGSGSQIADFRSHELSAKWRYWFTRKWGTQLEFDYYHNPYYSRIGGELSVFYRW, from the coding sequence ATGTCCGATCGTTTCCGTCGTCGCGGCGCGCGCGCGCCGGTCGCCGCCCTGGCGGTGCTGTACGGCGTCGCCGTCGGCCCGCTGCCGGCGCTCGCGGCGCAGCCGGATGATGCCGGCGCGCCGCCGCCCGCGCAGTCGCCAGACGTTGCCGTGCCCGTTGCCGCACCCGTTGCCGCGCCTGTCTCCGTGCCCGTCGCCTCGCCCGTCATCGTGCCGCGCACGCTCGACGCTCCCGTGTTCGTGCGCGTGACGCCCGAAGGCTTGCCGGATGGCATGTCGCTCGCCGAATTCACGCCCGAGGATACGAATCGGCCGCCGTTGCCCGACGCCGTGATCGCGCACGTGCAGGCGCCGAGCGAATCGCATGCCGAAATGTCGCTCGGCGTGTCCAGCGCGCACCTGACGCACGGCTATGGCAACTGGTACGGCGTGCATGTGCGCGGCATCTATCAGGACGGCGGCCGCACGATACTCGGCGAGCTGGCGCAACTGCACCGTTTCGGCGAGAACACGCAGCTCGGCTCGCTGACGTACGTGCAGGACATGGGACCGAACTGGTTCGGCGGCATCGGCTTTGCCGGCACCACGTCCGGGACGATCCTGCCGAGCATGCGCGTCGACCTGTCGATCAACCGCAAGCTGCTGCCGGACCGTTCGCTGATCGTGTCGCTGGGCGCCGGCTATGCACGCAACCGCAGCGGCCACAAGGATCAGCTGTATCACGCCGGCGTGATCTGGTACGCGCTGCCGAAGTGGATCTTCGAGGCGGGCGCGAACTATACGGTCGATTCGCCCGGGTCGGTGAAGGCGCCCCAGTACTACGGCGCCGTCACCTACGGCGAAGTCGGCAAGAGCGTGATCGTGCTGCGCGGCGGGTTCGGCCGCGAGGCGTATCAGATCACCGGTTCCGGCTCGCAGATCGCGGATTTCCGCAGTCACGAGCTTTCCGCGAAGTGGCGCTACTGGTTCACGCGCAAGTGGGGTACCCAACTCGAATTCGACTACTACCATAACCCCTACTATTCACGGATCGGCGGCGAGCTGAGCGTGTTCTATCGTTGGTAG
- a CDS encoding polysaccharide deacetylase family protein: protein MLAKSGKFLRILFALFALAIAFSPGVVRAATNQLLLLVPDTLTLPDPRVSAWLDTAQEEGLQIKVMTDSQFMAAGSTLSQYPGLILPDQIHTTAADTLVTAIQNYALNGGKVMLVYDFGVLNSAGFYVSPKSRFSSMAGVDYVLYDQYGGNMIGLGNVTGMSSWLRTLQVPPGKSMAWTTTASGTTASPATSFASTSSSGTSSTSASTSKSTSTSGSALFLLASPSNPGGLANYNHGAWFQYSTPPAGSGVLSQSLPKITGAVTGKLKKTTSYSAGSLLSTATGTTASTLASTLATTTDTLEGISGYVYGFLTYPSFVTQGTYTGTTILTSPTFGLVSGYNTYGNGGVLFVNLPLAYLDGQTDGMLIHGYLHYFGMKLLNLPSLSPLPKAQAGLVFNWHFCAGDQIQPALYLKSLGVWNNGPFSLVVTAGPDEAAFGDGGGINLANNPSAQNLLKYFLLKGHRVGSHGGWIHDYWGANASETNASTFTQYLVMNHQAVQAVTAQPDVEYAAPEGNTPTWSVNWLESNGFNGYYFTGHTGSAPTRAYRNGAMLNPGLWAYPVMPFGKYATFEEFQQFAVPTSDVNNWYASLMNFVVANRTSRLIYAHPLGASSYTSTLSAIFSQANTLKLSGQFRWYTMTDITVFDRARLNVTWSATDTGTGWAFSASHPTSLANMTWLLPKASFGTPIITQGIGTIGITDSTYWLVTATSGTSLKFSSVKLH, encoded by the coding sequence ATGTTGGCAAAGTCAGGCAAGTTCTTGCGGATTCTGTTTGCGTTGTTCGCGCTCGCGATCGCATTCAGTCCGGGCGTCGTCCGGGCGGCGACCAACCAGCTGCTGCTGCTGGTGCCCGACACGCTGACACTGCCGGATCCGCGCGTGTCCGCGTGGCTCGATACCGCGCAGGAAGAAGGGCTGCAGATCAAGGTAATGACCGACAGCCAGTTCATGGCCGCCGGCTCGACGCTGTCGCAGTATCCGGGCCTGATCCTGCCGGACCAGATTCATACGACGGCCGCCGACACGCTCGTGACGGCAATCCAGAACTATGCGCTCAATGGCGGCAAGGTGATGCTCGTCTACGATTTCGGCGTACTGAACTCGGCAGGCTTCTATGTGAGCCCGAAATCGCGCTTCAGCAGCATGGCCGGCGTCGACTACGTGCTGTATGACCAATACGGCGGCAACATGATCGGCCTCGGCAACGTGACCGGCATGAGCAGCTGGCTGCGCACGCTGCAGGTGCCTCCGGGCAAGTCGATGGCCTGGACGACGACTGCGTCGGGCACGACCGCCAGCCCCGCGACGTCGTTCGCGTCGACGAGCAGCTCCGGCACGTCGTCGACTTCGGCATCGACGTCGAAGTCGACGTCCACGTCCGGCAGCGCGCTGTTCCTGCTCGCAAGCCCGTCGAACCCGGGCGGCCTCGCGAATTACAACCACGGCGCGTGGTTCCAGTACTCGACGCCGCCCGCAGGCAGCGGCGTGCTGAGCCAGTCCCTGCCGAAGATCACGGGCGCCGTGACCGGCAAGCTGAAGAAGACCACTTCGTATAGCGCCGGCTCGCTGCTGAGCACCGCGACGGGCACGACGGCCAGCACGCTGGCATCCACGTTGGCGACCACCACCGACACGCTCGAAGGGATCTCCGGCTACGTGTACGGCTTCCTGACCTATCCGAGCTTCGTCACGCAAGGCACGTACACCGGCACCACGATCCTGACCTCGCCCACCTTCGGGCTGGTATCGGGCTACAACACCTACGGCAACGGCGGCGTGCTGTTCGTCAACCTGCCGCTGGCCTACCTCGACGGCCAGACCGACGGGATGCTGATCCACGGCTACCTGCATTATTTCGGCATGAAGCTGCTGAACCTGCCGTCGCTGTCGCCGCTGCCGAAGGCTCAAGCCGGGCTCGTGTTCAACTGGCACTTCTGCGCAGGCGACCAGATCCAGCCGGCGCTTTACCTGAAGAGCCTCGGTGTGTGGAACAACGGGCCGTTCTCGCTCGTGGTGACGGCCGGCCCCGACGAAGCAGCCTTCGGCGACGGAGGCGGCATCAATCTCGCCAACAATCCGTCCGCGCAGAATCTCCTCAAGTACTTCCTGCTCAAGGGGCATCGCGTCGGCAGTCACGGCGGCTGGATCCACGACTACTGGGGCGCGAATGCAAGCGAAACGAACGCGAGCACGTTCACGCAGTACCTGGTGATGAACCATCAGGCCGTGCAGGCCGTGACCGCTCAGCCGGACGTCGAATACGCGGCGCCGGAAGGCAACACGCCGACCTGGTCGGTGAACTGGCTCGAAAGCAACGGTTTCAACGGGTACTACTTCACCGGCCACACCGGCTCGGCGCCGACCCGCGCATATCGCAACGGCGCGATGCTGAACCCGGGCCTGTGGGCTTATCCGGTGATGCCGTTCGGCAAGTACGCGACGTTCGAGGAGTTCCAGCAGTTTGCGGTGCCGACGAGCGACGTGAACAACTGGTACGCGTCGCTGATGAACTTCGTCGTCGCGAACCGCACGAGCCGGCTGATCTATGCGCACCCGCTCGGCGCATCGTCGTACACGTCCACGCTGTCCGCGATCTTCTCGCAGGCCAACACGCTGAAGCTGAGCGGGCAGTTCAGGTGGTACACGATGACCGACATCACGGTGTTCGACCGCGCACGCCTGAACGTCACGTGGTCGGCCACCGACACGGGCACCGGCTGGGCCTTCTCGGCCAGCCACCCGACGAGCCTCGCGAACATGACGTGGTTGCTGCCGAAGGCCAGCTTCGGGACGCCGATCATCACGCAAGGCATCGGCACCATCGGCATCACCGACTCGACGTACTGGCTCGTGACCGCGACCAGCGGCACCAGCCTCAAGTTCAGCAGCGTCAAGCTGCACTGA
- the glmS gene encoding glutamine--fructose-6-phosphate transaminase (isomerizing) gives MCGIVGAVAQRNIVPILIEGLRRLEYRGYDSCGVATVVDGHARRERSVSRVADLDAHVRSAGLSGTTGIAHTRWATHGAPATCNAHPIFSRDEIALVHNGIIENHETLRRQLSDEHYEFDGQTDTEVVAHLIHSKYRGDLLAAVRDATSQLHGAYAIAVFSKHEPQRLIGARVGSPLVVGLKDDECFLASDALALAGITDRFIFLEEGDIVELTPGGVRILERGGTPVERPIQTVSSTQGVVELGPYRHFMQKEIFEQPQAVAATIPDAGLFDPAAFGPDAARAFEQIDNVLILACGTSYYSGLTARRWLETIARLPAQVEIASEYRYSDALALPNTLVVSVSQSGETADTLAALKYTQALGHVDTLAICNVPTSAMVRQTSLRFLTRAGPEIGVASTKAFTTQLVALFILAVTLGRLRGYVDDAQLARYATQLRRLPDALEDVLGLEPQIERWAVEFSRHENALFLGRGLHYPIALEGALKLKEISYIHAEAYPAGELKHGPLALVTHAMPVATIAPNDALLEKLKSNMQEVRARGGQLYVFADADTRIDNGEGVSVLRMPDYYGLLSPILHVVPLQLLAYHAACLRGADIDKPRNLAKSVTVE, from the coding sequence ATGTGTGGCATCGTCGGCGCGGTCGCGCAACGGAACATCGTTCCGATTCTGATCGAAGGTTTGCGCCGCCTCGAATATCGAGGCTACGATTCATGCGGCGTGGCGACCGTCGTCGATGGCCATGCGCGCCGCGAGCGCAGCGTGTCGCGCGTCGCGGATCTCGACGCGCACGTGCGCAGCGCCGGGCTGTCCGGCACCACCGGCATCGCGCACACGCGCTGGGCGACGCACGGCGCGCCCGCCACCTGCAACGCGCATCCGATCTTCTCGCGCGACGAAATCGCGCTCGTGCACAACGGCATCATCGAGAATCACGAAACGTTGCGCAGGCAACTGTCTGACGAGCACTACGAATTCGACGGCCAGACCGACACCGAGGTCGTCGCCCATCTGATCCACAGCAAGTATCGCGGCGACCTGCTCGCCGCCGTGCGCGATGCGACGTCGCAGCTGCACGGCGCATATGCGATCGCGGTATTCAGCAAGCACGAGCCGCAGCGGCTGATCGGCGCGCGTGTCGGCTCGCCGCTCGTCGTCGGCCTGAAGGATGACGAATGTTTTCTCGCGTCCGACGCGCTCGCGCTCGCCGGCATCACCGATCGCTTCATCTTTCTCGAGGAAGGCGACATCGTCGAGCTGACGCCGGGCGGCGTGCGAATTCTCGAGCGCGGCGGCACGCCGGTCGAACGCCCGATCCAGACCGTCTCGTCGACGCAGGGCGTGGTCGAGCTCGGGCCGTACCGGCATTTCATGCAGAAGGAAATCTTCGAGCAACCGCAGGCCGTGGCCGCGACCATTCCCGATGCGGGGCTGTTCGATCCGGCGGCATTCGGCCCGGATGCCGCGCGGGCGTTCGAGCAGATCGACAACGTGCTGATTCTCGCGTGCGGCACGAGCTACTATTCCGGCCTGACTGCGCGCCGCTGGCTCGAGACGATCGCGCGCCTGCCCGCGCAGGTCGAGATCGCGAGCGAATACCGTTACAGCGACGCGCTCGCGCTGCCGAATACGCTGGTGGTCAGCGTGTCGCAATCGGGCGAGACCGCCGACACGCTTGCCGCGCTCAAGTACACGCAGGCGCTCGGCCATGTCGACACGCTCGCGATCTGCAACGTGCCGACCAGCGCGATGGTGCGTCAGACCAGCCTGCGGTTCCTGACGCGCGCCGGCCCGGAAATCGGCGTCGCGTCGACCAAGGCGTTCACGACGCAGCTCGTCGCGCTGTTCATTCTCGCGGTGACGCTCGGCCGGCTGCGCGGCTATGTCGACGATGCGCAGCTCGCCCGCTATGCGACGCAACTGCGACGGCTGCCGGACGCGCTCGAGGACGTGCTCGGGCTGGAGCCGCAGATCGAGCGCTGGGCGGTGGAGTTCTCGCGGCACGAGAATGCGCTGTTTCTGGGGCGCGGGCTGCATTACCCGATCGCGCTAGAAGGGGCGCTGAAGCTCAAGGAGATTTCGTATATCCACGCGGAAGCGTATCCGGCCGGCGAGCTGAAGCACGGGCCGCTCGCGCTCGTCACGCACGCGATGCCGGTCGCGACGATCGCGCCGAACGACGCGCTGCTCGAGAAGCTCAAGTCGAACATGCAGGAGGTGCGGGCGCGCGGCGGGCAGCTTTACGTGTTCGCCGATGCCGATACGCGGATCGACAACGGCGAAGGCGTGTCGGTGCTGAGGATGCCGGATTACTACGGGCTGCTGTCGCCGATCCTGCACGTCGTGCCGCTGCAATTGCTCGCCTATCACGCGGCGTGCCTGCGCGGCGCGGATATCGACAAGCCGAGGAATCTCGCGAAATCGGTGACGGTTGAGTGA
- a CDS encoding TIGR02594 family protein, producing MSVALAELGIRRFPSGSINPRIVEYNNHTNLVGYDDKISWCSSFVNWCMTHAGIRGTGSALARSWLEWGRPLTRPVYGCIAILTRDDPASWKGHVGFYLRHDDEHVHLFGGNQLDEVRELAYPLSEVIGYRWPDAG from the coding sequence ATGTCCGTCGCGCTGGCCGAGCTGGGCATCCGCCGTTTCCCGTCCGGCAGCATCAATCCGCGCATCGTCGAATACAACAACCACACGAATCTCGTCGGCTACGACGACAAGATTTCGTGGTGCTCGTCGTTCGTCAACTGGTGCATGACGCATGCCGGCATCCGCGGCACGGGGTCGGCGCTCGCGCGTTCGTGGCTCGAGTGGGGGCGGCCGCTGACGCGCCCGGTGTACGGCTGCATCGCGATCCTGACGCGCGACGATCCCGCGAGCTGGAAAGGCCACGTCGGGTTCTATCTGCGTCATGACGACGAGCACGTGCATCTGTTCGGCGGCAATCAGCTGGACGAGGTGCGCGAACTCGCGTATCCGCTGAGCGAGGTGATCGGCTACCGGTGGCCCGACGCCGGCTGA
- a CDS encoding efflux transporter outer membrane subunit has translation MKKLLVALAVSAFAAGCAVQPAQHPALHDSVQSLAPAAWDTDVPRADIDAAAWWARFHDPVLDRLIATVLDGNLDLQAATERVKQAQALTVQKRAALLPELDATARASDARQNTPPPLGYVRQAGIGLALSWSPDVFGGERLDLLAAQAELVGQRHAEDAMRLALAADAASAYVDLRWAQQELKILQDNAAIRRHALELTRKRQAFGLSTELDVTRAQNQLDALEARIPPTQAQIAHQLNLIAVYSGRTPESVDRLVLAQAGAIPAPPAGSPTTLPSQALLRRPDVLTAYAQVERRAAQVGVAKAERYPKFSLNLADGILAASYLGLPTLTDNLFSAALSATSPIFNAGRITADITQSESRMRESELGLRQTMLQALREVEDARANLVSSDEAARRLDSALAASDKALGLANQLYKGGATDFLDVLSAQEVYLRDSDALNQVRREHALAAVALYRSLGGGWSRNDAAGGTDTQAVAAAATVAKD, from the coding sequence ATGAAAAAGCTACTCGTCGCGCTGGCCGTCAGCGCGTTCGCCGCCGGCTGCGCGGTGCAGCCCGCGCAGCATCCCGCGCTGCACGATTCCGTTCAATCGCTCGCGCCCGCCGCGTGGGACACCGACGTGCCGCGCGCGGACATCGACGCCGCCGCGTGGTGGGCGCGCTTCCACGATCCCGTGCTCGACCGGCTGATCGCGACCGTGCTCGACGGCAACCTCGATCTGCAGGCCGCCACCGAGCGCGTGAAGCAGGCGCAGGCGCTGACCGTGCAGAAGCGCGCGGCGCTGCTGCCCGAACTCGACGCGACCGCGCGGGCGTCCGACGCGCGCCAGAACACGCCGCCGCCGCTCGGCTACGTGCGGCAGGCCGGCATCGGGCTCGCGCTGAGCTGGTCGCCGGACGTGTTCGGCGGGGAACGGCTCGACCTGCTGGCCGCCCAGGCCGAGCTAGTCGGACAACGGCATGCGGAAGACGCGATGCGGCTCGCGCTCGCGGCCGATGCGGCGTCCGCGTACGTCGACCTGCGCTGGGCGCAGCAGGAACTGAAGATCCTGCAGGACAACGCGGCGATCCGTCGGCATGCGCTCGAGCTCACGCGCAAGCGCCAGGCGTTCGGGCTGTCGACCGAACTCGACGTCACGCGCGCGCAGAACCAACTCGATGCGCTCGAAGCGCGGATTCCGCCGACGCAGGCGCAGATCGCGCATCAGCTCAACCTGATCGCCGTGTATTCGGGCCGCACGCCCGAATCGGTCGACCGGCTCGTGCTCGCGCAGGCCGGCGCGATTCCCGCGCCGCCCGCCGGGTCGCCCACCACGCTGCCTTCGCAGGCGCTGCTGCGACGGCCTGACGTGCTCACCGCTTACGCGCAGGTCGAACGGCGCGCGGCGCAGGTCGGTGTCGCGAAGGCCGAGCGCTATCCGAAGTTCTCGCTGAATCTGGCGGACGGGATTCTTGCCGCGTCGTACCTCGGCTTGCCGACGCTGACCGACAACCTGTTCAGCGCGGCGTTGAGCGCGACCAGCCCGATCTTCAACGCGGGGCGGATCACGGCCGACATCACGCAGAGCGAAAGCCGGATGCGCGAGTCGGAACTCGGTTTGCGGCAGACGATGCTGCAGGCGCTGCGGGAAGTCGAGGATGCGCGCGCGAACCTCGTCAGCAGCGATGAAGCGGCACGGCGGCTCGACAGTGCGCTCGCGGCGTCGGACAAGGCGCTCGGGCTGGCGAATCAGCTCTACAAGGGCGGCGCGACGGATTTTCTGGATGTGCTGTCCGCGCAGGAGGTCTATCTGCGGGACTCGGATGCGCTCAATCAGGTGAGGCGCGAGCATGCGCTGGCCGCGGTTGCGTTGTATCGGTCGCTTGGCGGTGGATGGAGCAGGAACGATGCGGCGGGCGGGACGGACACGCAAGCGGTGGCCGCTGCGGCCACGGTCGCGAAGGACTGA